The following are encoded together in the Flavobacterium sp. TR2 genome:
- a CDS encoding DNA gyrase/topoisomerase IV subunit A — protein sequence MKDEEDDNIIPNDDENNQDENLDNIQDGDDDVIDGEGKHFEGAHFYENQEEEGEDVITKVTGMYKDWFLDYASYVILERAVPAIEDGFKPVQRRIMHSLKELDDGRYNKVANVVGHTMQYHPHGDASIGDAMVQIGQKDLLIDCQGNWGNILTGDGAAAPRYIEARLSKFALEVLYSPKITEWGLSYDGRKAEPINLPVKFPLLLAQGAEGIAVGLSTKVLPHNFNELIDASIKILKGKPFTLYPDFMTQGIADVSNYNDGMRGGRVRVRAKISQLDKNTLVITQIPFSTNTSSLIDSILKANEKGKIKIKKIEDNTAADVEILIHLFPGVSPDKTIDALFAFTACETSVAPLGCVIEDNKPLFIGVSQMLKISTQRTVDLLRQELEIQLEELKNKWHFSTLEKIFIREEMYIDFKLYGDRESLYKYLYDRFEPFKKSFVREINDDDLQRLTQIPMIRITRFDSDKADELISRLEEEMKEVEYNLEHLTDFAIAYFTKLKEKYGKGRERQTELRVFDNVEATKVVLRNTKLYVNREEGFVGTSLKKDEYVGDCSDIDDVIVFLRDGTMMITKVDAKTFIGKDIIHAAVFDKNDKRTIYNMMYRDGKSGPSYIKRFNVTGVTRDKAYDLTNGTNGSQVVYFSHNPNGEAEVVTILLRQVGTIKKLKFDIDFAKLAIKGRGSKGNLVTKYPIKKIELKEKGISTLLPRKVWFDDTVKRLNVDARGELLGEFKPTDKILVISQSGKLKVIIPELSTHFDEDMIVLEKWKPKKPISAIYYDGEKERYFLKRFLVENEGKEESFITDHPNSQLEIVSTDYRPVAQLVFAKVKGVQKDDLHIDVEDFIAVKGFKALGNQLTTDKLRQVNLLDPLPYEEPVEEVPEKPEIPEDDPVETELDDDGQIGLVLE from the coding sequence ATGAAAGACGAAGAAGACGATAACATAATTCCAAACGACGACGAGAATAATCAAGATGAAAATCTAGATAACATTCAAGATGGAGATGATGATGTGATTGATGGTGAAGGAAAACATTTTGAAGGAGCACATTTCTACGAAAATCAGGAAGAAGAAGGTGAAGATGTTATTACGAAGGTAACAGGAATGTACAAAGACTGGTTCTTGGATTATGCTTCGTACGTGATTTTGGAACGTGCGGTTCCTGCTATCGAGGACGGATTTAAGCCTGTTCAACGTCGTATTATGCACTCTTTAAAAGAGCTGGATGATGGACGTTATAATAAAGTTGCCAATGTTGTTGGTCACACCATGCAGTATCACCCACACGGAGATGCGAGTATTGGTGATGCAATGGTGCAAATTGGCCAGAAAGATTTATTGATTGACTGCCAAGGTAACTGGGGAAATATTTTAACTGGTGATGGTGCAGCAGCACCCCGTTATATCGAGGCACGTTTATCTAAATTTGCTTTGGAGGTCTTATATTCTCCAAAAATTACAGAATGGGGATTATCGTATGACGGTAGAAAAGCCGAACCAATCAATCTTCCTGTAAAATTCCCATTGCTTTTAGCGCAAGGTGCAGAAGGTATTGCGGTTGGACTTTCTACAAAAGTTTTGCCTCATAACTTTAACGAATTAATCGATGCTTCGATTAAAATCTTAAAAGGAAAGCCGTTTACGCTTTATCCTGATTTTATGACGCAGGGTATTGCTGACGTTTCCAACTACAACGACGGAATGCGTGGCGGACGTGTGCGTGTGCGTGCTAAAATTTCGCAGTTAGACAAAAATACATTGGTGATTACCCAGATTCCGTTTTCGACCAATACATCGAGTTTAATTGACAGTATTTTGAAAGCCAACGAAAAAGGCAAAATCAAAATCAAGAAAATTGAAGACAATACTGCTGCAGATGTTGAAATTTTAATTCATCTTTTCCCAGGCGTTTCACCAGACAAAACTATTGACGCTTTGTTTGCATTTACAGCCTGCGAAACTTCTGTCGCGCCTTTAGGATGTGTTATCGAAGATAATAAACCGTTGTTTATAGGGGTTTCACAAATGCTGAAAATCTCAACTCAAAGAACAGTAGATTTACTTCGTCAGGAACTAGAAATTCAATTAGAAGAATTAAAAAATAAGTGGCACTTTTCTACTTTGGAGAAAATATTCATTCGTGAAGAAATGTATATCGACTTCAAATTATACGGAGATAGAGAATCACTTTACAAATATTTATATGATCGTTTTGAGCCTTTCAAAAAATCATTCGTCAGAGAAATCAATGATGATGATTTACAGCGTTTGACTCAAATCCCGATGATTCGTATTACCCGTTTCGACTCTGATAAAGCCGATGAATTGATTTCGAGGTTAGAAGAAGAAATGAAAGAGGTCGAATACAATTTAGAACATCTTACCGATTTTGCTATTGCATATTTTACAAAATTAAAGGAGAAATACGGAAAAGGACGCGAACGCCAGACAGAACTGCGTGTTTTTGATAACGTTGAAGCTACAAAAGTAGTTTTAAGAAACACAAAACTTTATGTAAATCGTGAAGAAGGTTTCGTAGGAACAAGTTTAAAGAAAGATGAATATGTAGGCGATTGTTCTGATATTGATGATGTTATCGTGTTTTTGCGAGACGGAACCATGATGATTACAAAAGTAGATGCGAAGACCTTTATCGGGAAAGACATCATTCACGCGGCTGTTTTTGATAAAAACGATAAACGTACCATTTATAACATGATGTACCGAGATGGAAAATCAGGACCATCTTATATAAAACGTTTTAATGTTACTGGTGTAACGCGTGATAAGGCTTACGATTTAACAAACGGAACAAATGGTTCTCAGGTGGTTTATTTTTCGCATAATCCAAATGGAGAAGCTGAGGTTGTAACTATTTTATTGCGTCAGGTTGGAACTATTAAGAAACTGAAATTCGATATTGATTTTGCTAAATTAGCTATTAAAGGACGAGGTTCTAAAGGAAACTTGGTGACCAAATATCCAATTAAGAAAATTGAATTGAAAGAAAAAGGAATTTCGACTTTACTGCCAAGAAAAGTTTGGTTTGACGATACTGTAAAACGTTTGAATGTTGATGCAAGAGGTGAGCTGTTAGGAGAATTTAAACCTACAGATAAAATCTTAGTAATTAGTCAATCAGGGAAATTGAAAGTAATCATTCCAGAGTTGTCAACTCATTTTGATGAAGACATGATTGTTTTGGAGAAATGGAAACCTAAAAAACCAATTTCTGCGATTTATTATGATGGTGAAAAAGAGCGTTACTTCTTGAAGCGTTTCCTTGTAGAAAATGAAGGAAAAGAAGAAAGTTTTATTACAGACCATCCAAATTCGCAGCTGGAAATCGTTTCGACAGATTACCGCCCGGTAGCGCAATTGGTTTTTGCAAAAGTAAAAGGAGTTCAAAAAGACGACTTGCATATTGATGTAGAAGACTTTATAGCTGTAAAAGGTTTTAAAGCTTTAGGAAATCAATTGACAACTGATAAATTAAGACAAGTCAATTTATTAGATCCGCTTCCTTATGAAGAGCCCGTGGAAGAAGTTCCAGAAAAACCAGAAATCCCAGAAGATGATCCTGTGGAGACAGAATTAGACGATGATGGCCAAATAGGTTTGGTTTTAGAATAA